In Spirochaeta isovalerica, the genomic window CCCTCAATGAGAACGTTTCCCGAACTCTACTCCCGGATATCGATATGGATATCGCGGAGTACAGAGTTTTCGGAGAAGGTCCCGACGGAGAATCTTTTGATGTGACAACATCGGAAGAAGTTCTGGTTCTCGATGAATTGGCCTTCGGCGACTGGACGGTGACTGTTACCGGTAAAAATGCTGAAGGTTTTGCCATCGGTTCCGGTAGCGGAGAAGCTTCCCTTCATACCGGCGAAACAACGGCCCTCTCCGTCACAGTGATCCCCTTTGACGGATTCGGAACATTGAATCTCACAGTTAACTGGCCTGCGGGAGATCTTGAAATCCCCACGGTTAATGCCGTTCTGACGCCTGCCCTGGGAGAACCGGTGTCTCTGGACTTTCTTATTTCCGGAGACAGTGCGACCTTCTCCAGCGATGCTGTCGCCGACGGTTACTACAGCCTTTCCCTTGAGCTTCTGGATAACGGAATCAACACGATGGGAACAGTCGAAGTGGTCCGGATTGTCAAAGACGGAGTTACGGAAGGCGTCTTCGATTACGATGAGGTCAATCAGCCAGGCGGAACTCTTGATTTCACCATCGACCAGCAGATGAATAATCCCATCGAGGTTTCCATTCTCGATGCTCTCGATTCTTTCGGAGAGACGGCGTCCATGACCGTATCGGCTTCCGCACCTGCTGAAACGGAAAATCTGGTTTATTTCTGGTTTGTTAACGGCCAGCCCTATGCAACAGGAGAAAGCTGCACTGTTGAAGGTCTCGACAAAGGAATCTATAACCTCGACCTCCTGGCATTTACCGTTGACGGTATGCGCGGCGGGTCAACCGGGGTTACTTTCCGGGTAACGGAACTGGATCTCTCTCCCTATATGCAGATTCATACTGTACAGGGTGCCGGCCATACGTCTCCCTATGCGGGACAGACTGTAGAAAACCTGATCGGTGTGGTAACGGCAAAAGACAGCCGGAGCTTCTGGATGCAGAGCCCGGTTCCCGATAATGATGATGCCACGTCGGAAGGTATACTTGTCTACACCAATCCCTCGGCTCTCGAAGTAGGGGACCTGGTCGTCGTGGATGGTACGGTTAAAGAATACGGTTATTCAAATGAGTTGAAACTGACCGAAATTACCTATCCCACAATAAAAGAAGTTATCCAGAGCAATTATCCTCTGCCCGCGCCGGTTATTCTCGGTCTCGGCGGAAGAGTGCTGCCCAACGAAATCATCTGCAACGATGCGACAGTTGATGTTTACGATAGCGTTTTCGATCCCGAAGAAGACGGCATCGATTTTTACGAGAGTATTGAATCCATGCTTGTTCAGATAAACGATGCCCTTGTCGTCGCCGGTGATAAGTATGGAGAAATTCCCGTTCTGGCCGATAACGGCGCCACAGCCCCTGCTTATACAAAGAATGCCAGAGGCGGAGTTACCATCAGCGCGGACAATTACAATCCCAATCTGGTCTCTATCGATGCCGATGCCTACATTCTGGGATTGCCCGCACCCGTCGCCAATACGGGAGACCGTTTCAGCGGTCCTGTTCAGGGTGTTATCGGTTATTCCTATGGCAAGTTCCTTGTTCTCCCTACAGTTCTTCCCGATCTTATCAGCGGAACTCTTGAGCCGGAGACATCGGATCTCACGGGAACAGAAGAAGGACTGACCGTAGCGGCTTTCAATGTGGAAAACTTCCCCAGAGATGATGATGGAATGAGTGCTGCGGAGATACAGGAAAAGATCGATCATACCGCTGAAATCGTTGTGGATGCTCTTAACAGCCCCGATATTCTGGTTCTGGAAGAAGTGACTGACGATTCCTATTCGGTAAACGACGGTGTTGTTTCTGCCGATGCGAACTTTACAGCCCTGGTTAACGCTATCGCTGCAGCAGGCGGACCGGCGACTTACGACTATCGCCAGATCGACCCCGTCAACAATGATGAGGGGGGATGGACCGGTGCCAATATCCGCGTGGGATTCCTCTTCAATACAGCCAGGGTTTCTTTTGAGGACATCGGAAGCGGCGATGCCGTAACTGATACTCAGGTTCTGACAACAGACGGACAGGCTGATATTTCTCTCAGTCCCGGACGGATCAGCGTCGATTCCTTTGCGGGAAGCCGGCGTCCTCTTATCGGGAAATTCAACTTTGCCGGCGAAACGGTTTTTGTTATTGCCAACCACTTCAATTCAAAGGGCGGTGATACGACTCTCTTCGGCGAAGCCCAGCCTCCCGTTCTCGGTTCCGAAGCGGAAAGACTGGTTCAGGCAGCGGCTATCAATGATTTCGTCGATCAGATCCTGGCGGTTCAGTCCGATGCCAACATCGTTGTGGCCGGCGACCTGAACGACTTCCAGTTTTCCGCTCCTCTTCAGACTCTGAAAGGCGGTGTTCTGATTAATCTGACGGAAGAACTTCTTCCTGCGGAAGAGCAGTATTCCTACAACTACAACGGAAACAGCCAGCAGCTGGACCACATTCTGGTTTCTCCCGCTCTGTTCAACAGCGCCGCTCAGGTGGATATTGTCCACCGGAACTCCGAGTTCAGCAGCCAGACCAGACACAGCGATCACGATCCTGTTCTGGCCTATGTGGTTCCGGGATATGATGGCGGTTCGGGGCCTTCCGGTTCGATCGAGGGACTTATTTTCTCCGATTACGGAGAGGGTGGTTCTAATAACAAATATCTGGAAGTCTACAACGCCGGTACAGACGATGTGAATCTCGATTCTGTATTTATGCTGCTCTGTTCAAACGGGAAAGCCCTGGCGGAAGGAACTGTCAATGCCTTTCCTGCCGGTTGGGTTCTTTCTTCCGGAGAACTGGTGGGCGTCTATAACAGCTCGGCTGTGGAAGCCATTACCGGTAAAATGTCCGCTGAAAGTTCATTCAACAGCGGGGCTACCTTCTTTAACGGGAATGATGTTATTGTGCTGATCGAGGATGTGAATGGAAACGGATCCTACGAGGACGGTACAGACGCGGTCCTTGATGCCATAGGCATTCCCGGAGATGATTCCTATTTCGGTTCAAATCTCGGATTGATGCGAAATCACGATGTGACAACCGGAAGCTCTGTCTTTGATATAAGCCAATGGACTGAGTACTCTCAGGCCGATGTGGATGCCGCGACATATTACGGCGTTTACTGATTAATGATTTTCTGAATACAATTGGCGGCAGTAAAGCTGATAGCTTACTGCCGCTCCCTCCGGATCATATGCCGCTGTCCTATGAAAGGGAAGATTTTTTAAGTTCCCGGCAGCACAATCCTGAAACAGGCTCCGCCGTCAAACCGGTCGATCACTTCAATAGATCCACGCAGTTTATAGCTCACCAGATTGTGAACGATAAAAAGCCCCAGTCCGGGATTCTGGTTTCCCCCTTTGGTTGAGAAAAAGGGGTCGAATATCTTGCCTCGGATTTCGTGTGGGATGCCCGGGCCGTCGTCATAATAATCAATGATGGTTTCGGTTCCTTTTCTGGAGACCTCTACGGATATAAGGGAATGGCTAGTCTCCGATTCGCTGTGCCTGACGCTGTTTTCTACCAAAATGGAAAGTATCTGCGATAGCACGCCGGGAAAAACTTCAATTGAAAAAGAATCTCCGCTGATCACTTTTACTGAAATTCTGTTGTTCCATAGTGCCCGGAAACTGTTCATCTGCTCTCTCAGATATAAATCGACAACAATGGTCCCTTTCTCTCCGCTGATATTCTCAACGGCAACGTCTTTAAAGGTGGAGACGAGATCGGCCACTCTTTTGAGATTCTGGGTAACGATGGGCAGGCTTTTGTCCAGTGCCATGACGAGAGCCCGGCCGGCTTTTTCCTTGTCGGAATCTTTCGGGTTTCTGTACCCTTCGTAACAGCTTTCGAGGTAACTTACCGCCGTAATGGCAACGCCGAGAGGTGTATTGAGTTGATGGGCAATCCCTCCGGTCAGATTGCTCAGGGCGGCGATTTTTTCCGATTGGACAAGAAGGTTTCTTGTCGCGTTGAGGTTTTCCACGGTTGTGGATAGCTGATCGTTGCTTTTTTTCAGATCGTTGCTCTGTTCATGAAGCGAGCTGAGAAGGCGGTTTTCCTTGAAGTAGGAGCCCAGAATGTACATTAGCGTTTCGTACATATCTCCGTCGCCGGTTCCTTTTTCCACAATAACGAAACCGAAATTGGCAGCTCTTGAAAAAAGAGGCAGAACAATAAAGGTAAAGCGGTTTTCCCTTGGGATGCCCGGTCTGTATTTTATATCTCCCAGAGTCAGAACCTTTTCGGACGGCTTGTCCAACGAACCGTTGCTGTAGGAATAATACTCGAAGAGACTTTTCTCCTCCTGATTATTGAAGAGATAGATTTTACACAAAGGGATGGAAGAGCGGGTTAGAAAATCGGAAAATACGGAATTAAAGTTTTCCCGGTTCGTAAGATAATCCGGCGAGGCTTTCAGGTAAGCCCTCAGAGAATTGACGAGCTGGATATTCCGCATCTTCTCCCCCAGACTGGATGCGAGGTTTTCCACTTTGTGCCTATTGGATTCATTCAGTTCAAAAGTGCAGCCGCATGACTCCCGGATCAGAATCCTGCCTCTGAAATCTCTATCCGGCTGCTCTGAGTCTCCGTCGATCCTGGCAATAATGGCTCTGACTCCTTCTCTGCCAATCTCCCGGAAAGGGGCGTGGACAGTCGTTAGATAGGGATGATAGTATAGGGAATTGGGAGTGTCATCATAGGAACAGAGTGCCAGATCTTCAGGAATCCGGATCCCGATCCTGTTCATGGCATCAATGAACTGTCTGGCACGGGTATCGTTAAAAACTGCGACGCCCTGCAATTCTTCTTTTATTCCTTCATACCACTCGATGAGTCCGCGGATTTCCAATTCCTCATCGTAGGAATGCTTTGTCTCAAATACGAAATCCTGCCTGAAGGGGATGTCCGATTCTTCCAGGGCATCTTTGTAGGCACGAAAGCGGTCATTGCCCAGCATATGCTGTCTTTCGCCGGAAATATATCCGATGGCAGATAGTTTGTGATCCTTTATCAGATGGTTCACCAGTTCTTTCATGGGGTGATAGGAGTCTGCGAAGATATGGTCATATCCTTCGTGGCGGCAGTCGAGGAGAACGACGGGAACAGGATCAAAAGTTCTTATGAATCCGTCCAGTCTTTCCTGTGATACGAGTTCGCTCAAGCCGGCTGTCCAGATTATCAGACCGTCTATATTCCTGTCATCGACAAGGCTGTACAGGACATTGCGGGATGATTCGCGCACATCTCTGCTGTCGAGCCGGCCTCCGGGAAGAATGACCAGGTTGATATCCTCATCGCGGCATGCTTCGATAATACCGGCAATCTGGACATCTTCCCAGGGAAGATGGAGTGATGGAATTATGAGGCCGATGGTTCTCCTGTTCATATCTATATTGTAGAGTTAATCGTTTATTTGTAAAGCTTCCTGACCGATTTTCGCCTGATTAGCCTCGGTTCGATAACAGAGTTGGTGATTATTCCCAGTTCCGGGTTGGATATCTGTTCCAGCAGCAGCTTTGCCGCAAGATGTCCTATATAGGCGCCGGGGTGCTCAAAGGATGTGAGGGATATCTGTTCCATCTGTGCCATCTCCGAATTGTCGAATGAGATAACCGACAGATCTTCGGGGACTCTAATCCCTTTTTCCGATGCCCGTCCGATTAGCTTCAGAGCTTCCTCGTCATTGGTGCAGATCACGGCAGTGGGCATTCGAGGCGTCTCAAAAAACCTTTCCGCCATTTCCCAGGCCGTGCTTTTCTCTCCCTGGCCGGTGAGGCCCACCTGGAGAATCTCTTCCGGAGAAACTCCCTGTTCCGAGAGAAATTCGAGAGCACCTTCCCTTCTTCTCATCTTTGTCAGGTAGTCTTTCTGATAGAATATGCCTATCTCCCGATGGCCCATTTCCCAAAGGTACTTTGCCGCTTCATATCCCGCTTTTCTGTCATCCATGGTAATGGAACTGAAGCGGGGGAGGGGATACTGATTGTCCATCAGGAAAATAGGGATGCCCTGCTCATTTATGGAGAGAAGCAGATCCATATTGGATTTCCCCTTACCGGAAAACACCGGCTCGATAATAATGCCTTCGACTTTTTTATCCCGCAGGGTTTCAAGAATCTCTCTTTCCCTTTCCAGATCGTATTCCGACTGATTGAGCATAAGCTGGTAGCCCTCTTTGTAGAGAACCTGACTGCAGCCTTTGATAATACGGGGGAAGATGTAGGAATCGGTAAAGAAGCAGACGAAGCCGATATTGCGGCTCCCTTCGCCGTTGACCGATTTGCTCCGGCAGAAAGTGCCGATCCCCTTCATGGTTTCGGTTATGCCCTCGCTGTTCAGGAGATCGATCGCCTGCCTGACCGCATTGCGGGACACTTGAAACTGCTGAGTCAATTCATTTTCCGACGGCAGTTTGTCTCCGGGATGGAGATTCCCCGCGGCTATTTCATCGCGAACCCATTGGGCGATCCTTTCATACTTCTTCATTTCTGGATGGTACAACTTGTTCCTTTTTTTATTCACTTCATTATATTTCTATCTCTTTTGCTGTCAATACAAAGAAATTGAATTTGACTAATAGAATATGTTGTGCTTAAAATAATAACATAAAAAGAACAAGTTGTACTAATATTTTGGAGATTATAAATGAGAGAGAGAGAATATGAAGTCTGGTTTGTAACAGGAAGCCAGCATCTTTACGGTCCCGAAACACTGAAACAAGTAGACCGCGATTCACAGAAAATTACCGAAAGCCTCAATAAAGACAGCAGAATTCCCTTTAAAGTGGTTTTCAAACCGGTCGTTACCGACCCGGATATGATTACCAGAGTCTGCCGCCAGGCCAATTCCGAAGAAAACTGTATGGGGCTGGTTCTGTGGATGCATACCTTTTCTCCTGCAAAAATGTGGATTAAAGGCTTGAGCGAACTGAATAAGCCCTTTGTTCATCTCCACACACAGTTCAACAGGGACATCCCCTACGATTCCATCGACATGGATTTTATGAACCTGAACCAGTCAGCTCATGGCGGACGGGAATTCGGTTTTATCGCCACCAGGCTGGGAATCGAGAGAACTGTTATCACAGGTCATTTCGAAGATGACAAAGTCATTGATAAGCTGTCGCGCTGGATGAGAGTTGCGGCAGCCAATGAAGATGCCAAAAATATGAAAGTGGCCCGCTTCGGTGACAATATGCGCGAAGTGGCTGTGA contains:
- a CDS encoding GntR family transcriptional regulator translates to MKKYERIAQWVRDEIAAGNLHPGDKLPSENELTQQFQVSRNAVRQAIDLLNSEGITETMKGIGTFCRSKSVNGEGSRNIGFVCFFTDSYIFPRIIKGCSQVLYKEGYQLMLNQSEYDLEREREILETLRDKKVEGIIIEPVFSGKGKSNMDLLLSINEQGIPIFLMDNQYPLPRFSSITMDDRKAGYEAAKYLWEMGHREIGIFYQKDYLTKMRRREGALEFLSEQGVSPEEILQVGLTGQGEKSTAWEMAERFFETPRMPTAVICTNDEEALKLIGRASEKGIRVPEDLSVISFDNSEMAQMEQISLTSFEHPGAYIGHLAAKLLLEQISNPELGIITNSVIEPRLIRRKSVRKLYK
- a CDS encoding endonuclease/exonuclease/phosphatase family protein; the protein is MKIKKVLMVLLASLFVLSGCQNPIDLEPPEGTSALVITLNENVSRTLLPDIDMDIAEYRVFGEGPDGESFDVTTSEEVLVLDELAFGDWTVTVTGKNAEGFAIGSGSGEASLHTGETTALSVTVIPFDGFGTLNLTVNWPAGDLEIPTVNAVLTPALGEPVSLDFLISGDSATFSSDAVADGYYSLSLELLDNGINTMGTVEVVRIVKDGVTEGVFDYDEVNQPGGTLDFTIDQQMNNPIEVSILDALDSFGETASMTVSASAPAETENLVYFWFVNGQPYATGESCTVEGLDKGIYNLDLLAFTVDGMRGGSTGVTFRVTELDLSPYMQIHTVQGAGHTSPYAGQTVENLIGVVTAKDSRSFWMQSPVPDNDDATSEGILVYTNPSALEVGDLVVVDGTVKEYGYSNELKLTEITYPTIKEVIQSNYPLPAPVILGLGGRVLPNEIICNDATVDVYDSVFDPEEDGIDFYESIESMLVQINDALVVAGDKYGEIPVLADNGATAPAYTKNARGGVTISADNYNPNLVSIDADAYILGLPAPVANTGDRFSGPVQGVIGYSYGKFLVLPTVLPDLISGTLEPETSDLTGTEEGLTVAAFNVENFPRDDDGMSAAEIQEKIDHTAEIVVDALNSPDILVLEEVTDDSYSVNDGVVSADANFTALVNAIAAAGGPATYDYRQIDPVNNDEGGWTGANIRVGFLFNTARVSFEDIGSGDAVTDTQVLTTDGQADISLSPGRISVDSFAGSRRPLIGKFNFAGETVFVIANHFNSKGGDTTLFGEAQPPVLGSEAERLVQAAAINDFVDQILAVQSDANIVVAGDLNDFQFSAPLQTLKGGVLINLTEELLPAEEQYSYNYNGNSQQLDHILVSPALFNSAAQVDIVHRNSEFSSQTRHSDHDPVLAYVVPGYDGGSGPSGSIEGLIFSDYGEGGSNNKYLEVYNAGTDDVNLDSVFMLLCSNGKALAEGTVNAFPAGWVLSSGELVGVYNSSAVEAITGKMSAESSFNSGATFFNGNDVIVLIEDVNGNGSYEDGTDAVLDAIGIPGDDSYFGSNLGLMRNHDVTTGSSVFDISQWTEYSQADVDAATYYGVY
- a CDS encoding substrate-binding domain-containing protein — encoded protein: MNRRTIGLIIPSLHLPWEDVQIAGIIEACRDEDINLVILPGGRLDSRDVRESSRNVLYSLVDDRNIDGLIIWTAGLSELVSQERLDGFIRTFDPVPVVLLDCRHEGYDHIFADSYHPMKELVNHLIKDHKLSAIGYISGERQHMLGNDRFRAYKDALEESDIPFRQDFVFETKHSYDEELEIRGLIEWYEGIKEELQGVAVFNDTRARQFIDAMNRIGIRIPEDLALCSYDDTPNSLYYHPYLTTVHAPFREIGREGVRAIIARIDGDSEQPDRDFRGRILIRESCGCTFELNESNRHKVENLASSLGEKMRNIQLVNSLRAYLKASPDYLTNRENFNSVFSDFLTRSSIPLCKIYLFNNQEEKSLFEYYSYSNGSLDKPSEKVLTLGDIKYRPGIPRENRFTFIVLPLFSRAANFGFVIVEKGTGDGDMYETLMYILGSYFKENRLLSSLHEQSNDLKKSNDQLSTTVENLNATRNLLVQSEKIAALSNLTGGIAHQLNTPLGVAITAVSYLESCYEGYRNPKDSDKEKAGRALVMALDKSLPIVTQNLKRVADLVSTFKDVAVENISGEKGTIVVDLYLREQMNSFRALWNNRISVKVISGDSFSIEVFPGVLSQILSILVENSVRHSESETSHSLISVEVSRKGTETIIDYYDDGPGIPHEIRGKIFDPFFSTKGGNQNPGLGLFIVHNLVSYKLRGSIEVIDRFDGGACFRIVLPGT